The Biomphalaria glabrata chromosome 1, xgBioGlab47.1, whole genome shotgun sequence sequence gttacgcatttcgtatccttttttttttcctctctagACTAGCTTACAAGCTTCaaggaggtcacgctaagcccacCTGTGGGGAGAGAGGggaaacagaaaaggtggggtgaacacaatgtgcccagatctatacgttgattggttctaaATAGCCATTagatgtctagaaatgaagaacgcgagagtgagggagtagcgggttggtaccaggttggtaccgtcagttagctgaaacaccaacgtgacttttttttttttttgtaagttcattagtagaaattagttttagtatgatttaaaatttagattgactagatctagatcgataactaccatatagtctagatctaggctagattcttagtcttagtatagaatagaccTACGgtctacgtttgtagcggatccacggcatcggtaacactcttgagcctagatctagagtagattatattcattatacaGACATAgttccagatctagtctagatatcatctctaatgatctagatttagattgtagatctaatcatgacatgtaatattatatatatatatatatatatatgacaaaatagtggattgcgtaagtgttacgcattctggtgccaaaatacgcattttgaccgtaagtgttacgcatttggactttttttggtaggcaggtctgttatTAACAATCAGTATATCTAGTTTTCTCTGTTCTAAAAATAAAGATATACATATATCAAGAATCAGTTAATATCAAACATTTAGTGGAACCAATCAATCACTAACAATAACACTATGAAATGTTAAGATAAATATGTGGATATGTTTCTAGACAAAACATTGTTacctgacttttctttgttggAATAGTTGTATTTCTATTAATCAGTTTGGTAAAAACACCACCAAGTGTCTCAATGCCAAGAGAAAGTGGAGTCACATCTAAAAGTAAAACATCAGTAACATCTCCAGCCAACACACCtccctggaaaaaaaaagtacagtaaTGCAAAAACTTCCAGTAACAGTTggctatgtacattttaaataacatCACAATACAGGTGTAAAGTATTGATCCATATATCATACCTGAATGGCTGCACCTATAGCAACAGCTTCATCTGGATTAACTGATTTACTAGGTGTACGCCCAAATAATTCTTGAACAGTAGTTTGTACCTAGaatagaatcaatttttttctgttgctAGCAATCATTcaaccaaaataaaatttaatgtgtTAAATTGAGCAGAATTTATTCTAAAGTAACAAAATGTATCAATGAATGTGCAACTGAGCTCAGGATAAAATATCACCATGTCACATTATATGTAATACTGATGACGAAAAATTAACATCATTGCCAGTTTGCAAAGgatttcatatttaattttttacctTGGGCATACGTGTCATGCCACCAACAAGGATAACTTCACCAATATCAGTTTTCTTGACATCAGCATCTTGCAGAGCTTTCTGGCAAGGACCAATAGTTCGCTTCACTAGGTTTTCCACAATAGATTCAAATTTGGAGCGTGTTAATTTCAGATTCATGTGTTTAGGGCCAGAGGAATCCATTGTTAAATAAGGAAGATTTATCTCTGTCTGCAAAAGAAACAAGAGCTTATGAAGAACTAAATCCCTAAGCTGTGCTAAGATAAACAAATTCATTGCCTTTAAGCTCAGAGTGTAAGTATCATCATTTTAAGATAATAGTGATGACGAAAAATTGAGCATCATtgcttgaaaataaaaaaatattgtcaaaaGTCCTTCCAATACCTGCATTGAAGATGAGAGTTCACATTTAGCTTTCTCTGATGCCTCTCTCAACCTCTGCATTGCCATAGAATCTTTTGTTATATCAATGCCTTGCTGTTGATAGATAGGGTCAACCTTTTATTTAGTAAATAACATTCAACTTTATagattattgttttattaaaaacatttaaaaaatattcctaATGAGAACAATTTATAGCACTGACCTCTTTCTTAAACTCAGTAGTTAAGAAATTCACCAAAGCATTATCAAAATCTTCACCTCCCAGGAAAGTATCTCCATTTGTTGACTTCACTTCAAAGACACCTTTCTGTATTTCCAATATGGAAATATCAAAAGTTCCACCACCCAAGTCATAAACAGCAATTCTaaagcaatacaaaaaaattggtGAGTGAACATTTCACaaagtaagattttttttttttttttttcattgattctgaaaatacatttttaaagaaaaaatcatTCTTTACATACATTTTATCTTCAGTTTTGTCCATTCCATAGGCAAGTGCAGCAGCTGTTGGCTCATTAATAACTCGAAGAACATTTAACCCAGCTATTTGACCAGCATCTTTGGTGGCCTGGATTAACAATACAAAGTCATAAGATTAACATATAGGTCGAAATAGTACATGACAAAATAGTACATGATAGTGAGATTCACAATTATGTTGACAAATTATAAGGCAGAAAGTTTATATAACtaacaagacaaaaaaattaatccatATAATAAATACATACTTTTGATTATAGTGAATGATGTAATAACTTGAATACGAAAAACTAGGATcaaacaagctttttttttaacaactaaAAACTCATAAGCGCACCTGTCTCTGTGAATCATTAAAGTATGCTGGAACTGTTACAACAGCATTCTTGACTTTAGTGCCTAAGtaattttctggaaataaataCAGGTCCCAATTAGTATGTTGCACATTTTTCTCATTCTCCTAAACAAAATTcatgcttattattattattaaggtgTAATGATAACTTACCAGCAGTCTCTTTCATTTTGGTCAAGACAAATGCACCAATCTGACTAGGTGAATATAACTTTCCTTGAGCTTCCACCCATGCATCCCCATTGGAAGCTTTTACTATTTTGTAGGGCACTGTTTTTCTatgggaaatatttttttttatgtttcataaAATTATTTCTGCACTCaatatagaattataaagtaaaaaatattatttagatgaCTGTAAAACATTTCATTAAACTAGCATTGGCTAATGCAGATTAgcagcaaaatatttttttaaaatttcttacaTATCCTTTTGCACTTCAGGGTCGTCAAATCTACGACCAATCAGGCGCTTGGTTGCATGCAATGTGTTTTGAGAGTTGGTCACAGCTTGACGTTTAGCTGGCATCCCAACAAGTCTTTCTCCATCTTTAGTGAATGCTACTACAGATGGTGTGGTTCTGGAACCTTCTGAATTCTCTAAGACTTTTGCTTGTTTACCTTCCATCACAGCCACACAGCTGTTTGTGGTTCCCAAATCTATTCCAATTACATGTCCTTTCACTTTATCTGACCTATTAAGCATTAAAGATTTGTAATAAAGTATTATGTTTTAACTGCTTAGTACAGCtaaattattttctaatgaATAAAAACATTGTGATTACATTATCTACTGTTAATACTTACTTAAACCTCTTTTGAAACCAACATCTTCTAAAGGCACCATTAAAAATGATAACCTGtacaagttaaaaaaagaattgcTTATAATACAAGTAAGAgaagtttaaacaaaaacacttaATGATAAAAATCTATAAGGATTCTATTTATTTTGCTACTTCAGCAGATCTAGAGAGTGAAAATTCATAGATTGGAGAAATGTTgcaattaaaaatcaaaatggtGAGATTAAAATTATTGCTAGGAGACTGGTTTCTAGCTCTAAAATAGCACCTAAATCTTATATCTTTAACAGCTGCTGACATCCCAGATTTATTCACTGGTTGCATAAACATGTTTTTGTTTGCTAAATCTTTTATATATTGTAGAGCTGTGATATTAGTTTCGCACTAAGTCCATTTGTTTGCATTTCTCTGTCATGTCGCTTTTGCTTTCATTGACATGACAAGATTTTTTCCTTGACAAAGTTTGCTGGTGCACAACTACATGGGGTTCTCAGGTTACAAtgttgatctgtttctatgtcgTGTTGTAAACTGATTTTTAGCACAAGTCAGAACATGCATACATACTGTATGTAACGTAAATACTGTAAGCACTCACCCACAGTACCCTGCATGATTGTCAAAAACACATTAAGgcaatatttaatttgttttaataatgaaatgaaaccgttataaaaaaataagtctTATTGAAAGTAGGAAGCTGCAGAAAGAGCTAAAGATGCACAGACAGGTGAATCTGGATATGCAGAACTTGCAGAAGATGCTAGAGATATTGGGATGAAGCGTTAAGTCCATAGCTGTGTCACAGTGTATAAAAATATGGATctatatattagtatatatatatagacttgCCAGCTAAAAGTATCCAGATGCATTTTTTAGAGTTtactctaaatctagattgtctagatgatTAGATGATAGTCTACCCAGCACACTTCCATCGCCCTTGGGTTAGAGTTTAATAAGAGTTAGGGCATTCTAGACTGATTCTTAGTCTTTATCATTCATGATCATGTCACTCATGtcattaataaacatttttgattttatttaatgttaCTCATTACTAATAGTAATACTGGACATGAAATTGAATGGTTTGATTTTGAACTtgaagttattaaaaaaaaaaaaaaagaaacaaaaagaagacaAGAGAGTCTTCCACACTCCACAGTAGACCACAGTGCCACAGTGAAGACAGTTTGAGTTACAGTTACAGTGACTTAAAACGAAATTGAATGAAATGttgaaacaaaatcaatttattagatctagtgagTTTAAGTGAGTATTAGCCTGCCttaggttttagttttaaataaattttgaaattaCATAATCTACGACTGTACAGTAActgtagagtctagatctagatttgtctagtctagtagtactgtatgtagtgtagtgtagtgtagtctaACATTAACCATAACTAGACTATAACACAGTAACAGTTACATTATGATTATCATGTCGATtagataaataatttaatctacTATTGGATCTaatcattaataatataaattactTACATTTTTTGAAACTGAAGTCATTTTAAATacttgatagatctagatctagatcttaaacaCGAAAGCGAATGAGATCTGACTAGCCTGTTATCCGCACGTGTAGACCTTTAACAGTACAAATCGCAAGGTCAGTCAGAGCTTGCATCAGAGAATACTTCCGGTGCATCaagaatattctaatatgatCTCGATCAGCGGTTCTCACATTTGGAAACTATATATATCAATTAGATTTATAATTTTAGAGCAACGTGTACTTGAATTGTATATAGAATTGGAAGAAAGTTAGGTGACAATGTGCTTTTATCAAAAACATACACTCAACTTCCAATTTAGATCGATATCGACTAATggtaacatgggcgtagccaagatttttttcgggggaaaaatcccccccccccccgcaaaaaatatatatgtgtgtgtgtacgtaattaatctttattacattctgacccttcattctatCGGAGGTCGCTTATTGTtctctagaataggttcttcatggagttagtggaaaacttTGTAGACTCCCGCCATTGCCTGCAAAGGGGTCATTGGCAATGCcagaagcctcttcccacctgctctgaggacctccatgaaaatgtggcgccaagttgtactaggatgtcactgtttgcgctttcctcataATGGCTTCCAtgccatcgcaactcttattatgcgtaattcattttgtttgagAATATGTCccccaaacctcatgcgacactcCGTCACAACTTTACTAAGGGGTCggctcccagttcggcataggatttccttgattgagacccaatctctataactgactcctaaaatccatctttgttgagccacatttagtctttttcaatttcggtagatgactattcactgtactttattaatggagcccagccactggtagaaatttgtaacctctcttggctataCGCTCTTGGagttaggtgactgtagtttgatttagactttatatcgaaaagggaagttttatcgtcaaaatccttttttttttggggggggggggggattaactaaaaaatctgtggagttgtttttttttactttaaaacccctttagctaccCTCATATAATttggtgactatagtttgctttagaagaGATATTCGAGAGGTTCTCAACATCAAAactctctgtctttttgtctcgtagaccccttgccatgttttctggttttccgtagaccccttgcttaagttatattgaatttttgaaaattcatcaatttaaattacacattttgtttaaaataatttctaaccaGTGACACGAGAAGTGAAaacgtaatttaaaactacattttaagttgaattaatttaaaaaaataaatgtattaacaaaaatcaaatttaaaccTATTACAGAACAGTTAATCCGTATAGCATACAATCAATAAACCCATtggaaactttttgtttttaaaggtttgTAAGCTCACCATCCGTTGCTATAGAGATTAGTTTTCATATAGGGATTTGTTGGTTtatgaagtagttcttcaaaacattaaatattaaagttcCTTAAGCTTCACAgtaaaagttttcacaaagagcagtttttcgtggatttcttgagtcataataatttgaataaaaaaatacatcattaccAGTCAAGGTTGACTCAGCCAGCTGTACagagaaatatgttgtttgcagaaatatgtcatttgcaaagacttacacaagaagaaagaaaaatttgACTATATTCCAACAGAGCTCGAAAATTTGGTAAACTCTTCTACAAATCCATTGCCCTAACACCCTATGGGTCACTAGctccacgccaaaccctcctcctttctcacccgggcttgggaccggctattaggccaataataaaatatactcTGTTTGGGGCCCcttaactaaagaaaacatttagaaactggaacagacacaaaatagagcagagagattcataacaaacgaatattcacatttgattagagcatggaactaTACTGGGCAATTAGtacaatcactaaatttagaaagcttttaggacaagtaaagtagcaaccatacataaaacactgaaccataatcttcaaatacaaaacctaataaaatactcagaaaggcacaaagataaaggcacatttctagttccatatgctaggatagatttgtacaaatgctcctttttccctagtgctattagagcatggaatgggttgcataagccagccaggaaaaccagtgacttggcagaatttaagtcattggttaacatgcatgacgcgtaggacgtagtcatcttctttttttgaagtaacgtccgtattttttataagaaaagaagaagataagataagctagGACCAGTGATGGCAAACTTTTTTTAAGGACGGGGCCAAACactgaaaggaaaaaaatggcGCTCCATATTGTTTTGTAACTGAGGTTATCATCCGTCACTCTACTTCTGACACAATTTTCTAAGTTTCATTATTGAAAAGAAAGCTACTCACTGATATATGAAGATTCAAACATCGCACAAATTCTCTTAGCATCAAACGTAACATTATTGACTGCACTTGTGCAAGTTTCAACTTCAAGTCGGATGATGAAGCAACAAGCAACAAGCAGTAAATCATAGATGAATTCAAATATGcgatgttatatatatatattcaatgattttaaacttttttttttttacattgtggGGCAAATTATTTTTACGAAACATGTGGCGGGCCGGATAGGCCTATTAGCTTTCTGCGGTCCGGGGTTGGTCGCGGCCGTATTTTAGTTTATTGAtcaatattcatttttaaacaatagGCTCTTATAACTATATTGCAAAtagaattgcttttttttttttgtttgtccctAGAAAAAAGATAGGCTACATTCAACAACCCCCTATTTTGCAACACCGTTAGCAAAATGCGCCCCACAGGTAgaataaaatttattatttatgttacCCTACTATAAGAGGGCTCTAAGGGTTGCCCGCGAAAATAAAtgtatctctccctctctttagatctatttaacaaaaaaataaaaataaaaataattttcacacTAAAACTTGATCACAGTAAACTGCTCGCCGTTTTTTTAATCGCATTTACGTTCTCtaagcaaaaagaaaaagaagatttatatgaagaaatgtggtgaTCTAATGGAACTTAGTAAATTACAAAAGGAAGACTTggagagattttgaaataaatagacaaaatagaCAATGTCAAgcaaggccggccttaggccaatgcaacctattcgttcgcagtgggccccgcactttcgaAGGCCCCGAGCTAATTGtaggtttaaattattaaatttaaccattataatttttttggcACCCTTATTTTCCAGtacctccaggaaatctcatgaaattgcaaaatatacaaaaaagtccttgaaatatcctgaaaactcataaaaaccttctgacaaaattgtcattttgaggtGCCAATCCTACGCCCGATAATAAAAATTGCAATGTgagctttcatttaaaaatatttattgcaaagaGGAAtgtattttcaaatttaaaaaaatcttaattttgacattatgcttattcctacccagactgggccccgcgcaatccgtttgtATAGGGCCGGCGGgggccatgggcgtagccagggtgggtttgggggggttcaaccccccccccgaaatgaaatccccccctgcGGGGAGGGGGGATCTGAATTTAGCGTCTGTTTttggctttgattttgtttattttaggtgagattttaatactaaaccatcacttgccccagcacaacaaagagggttttgagtttaaaatcccctgcccgggaggttttgagtttaaaacaccctACCAGGGGtggtcgagtttaaaaccccctaccagggggggttcgagtttataatcccctaccagggggggttcgattttaaaacctcctaccgggggctttgagtttaaaaccccataccaggggtttttgcagttaa is a genomic window containing:
- the LOC106051651 gene encoding stress-70 protein, mitochondrial-like: MTSVSKNVIIFNGAFRRCWFQKRFKSDKVKGHVIGIDLGTTNSCVAVMEGKQAKVLENSEGSRTTPSVVAFTKDGERLVGMPAKRQAVTNSQNTLHATKRLIGRRFDDPEVQKDIKTVPYKIVKASNGDAWVEAQGKLYSPSQIGAFVLTKMKETAENYLGTKVKNAVVTVPAYFNDSQRQATKDAGQIAGLNVLRVINEPTAAALAYGMDKTEDKIIAVYDLGGGTFDISILEIQKGVFEVKSTNGDTFLGGEDFDNALVNFLTTEFKKEQGIDITKDSMAMQRLREASEKAKCELSSSMQTEINLPYLTMDSSGPKHMNLKLTRSKFESIVENLVKRTIGPCQKALQDADVKKTDIGEVILVGGMTRMPKVQTTVQELFGRTPSKSVNPDEAVAIGAAIQGGVLAGDVTDVLLLDVTPLSLGIETLGGVFTKLINRNTTIPTKKSQVFSTAADGQTQVEIKVHQGEREMAADNKLLGQFTLVGIPPAPRGVPQIEVTFDIDANGIVNVSARDKGTGKEQQIVIQSSGGLSKDEIENMVRNAELHAEEDKKKKEMIEVLNQADGIIHDTESKMEEYKDQLPKEECDKLKQKIATVKEIIANKESKTPEEIKKETSDLQQASLKLFEMAYKKMAADREGSSGSSNSNTSSEDKKEDKN